Proteins encoded in a region of the Candidatus Moanabacter tarae genome:
- the hspQ gene encoding Heat shock protein HspQ, translating into MIGLREYYELSSPSPKFAPGELVYHIRYEYRGVVVEVDEVCQASDKWYHSNQTQPERNQPWYHVLIDGSQQTTYVAQCNLKLDAIGTPIRHPLIEHFFREFQNGRYIRNDESWPNE; encoded by the coding sequence ATGATAGGTCTTAGGGAATATTATGAGTTGTCGTCTCCGAGTCCCAAATTTGCTCCCGGAGAGCTTGTGTATCATATCCGATACGAATACCGTGGGGTTGTGGTTGAGGTCGATGAAGTCTGTCAAGCAAGTGACAAATGGTACCATTCGAATCAGACGCAGCCTGAACGGAATCAGCCCTGGTATCATGTTTTGATTGATGGCAGCCAGCAGACGACTTATGTAGCACAGTGTAACCTTAAGCTTGACGCTATTGGAACGCCTATTCGGCATCCTTTGATCGAGCATTTTTTTCGTGAATTTCAAAACGGACGCTATATTCGAAATGATGAATCTTGGCCGAACGAGTAA
- the lipA gene encoding Lipoyl synthase: MTSQQKPSWLRARLPSGPRYQFLRQVVDSNDLHTVCQSAICPNMGECWSRGTATLMILGDTCTRSCSFCAVQTGRPLELDLGEPARVAQAVAKMGLKHAVITSVARDDLADGGSGVWAATIRAVRNHNPETSIEVLIPDFQGSIKDLDRVLDANPDILNHNMETVRRLQRPVRKTATYERTLGVLEHAKIRGYLTKSGLMLGIGEKQDEISDTLLDLRQVGVEIITIGQYLQPSAQHSPVDRWVTPEEFHEWHEFGVSAGFGVVESGPLVRSSYHAEEQSEKYGHSTRDVSA, encoded by the coding sequence ATGACCTCGCAACAGAAACCTTCTTGGCTCCGGGCCCGTCTACCCAGTGGGCCGCGCTACCAGTTTTTGAGACAGGTTGTCGACAGCAATGATCTCCACACTGTCTGCCAGAGTGCAATATGTCCAAATATGGGCGAGTGCTGGTCCAGGGGTACAGCGACGTTGATGATTCTCGGGGATACCTGTACCCGCTCCTGCTCTTTTTGTGCCGTACAAACCGGCCGCCCTCTAGAATTGGATCTTGGAGAACCTGCCCGGGTTGCTCAAGCAGTAGCCAAAATGGGGCTGAAACATGCAGTCATTACATCGGTTGCTCGCGATGACCTGGCCGATGGCGGCTCTGGAGTATGGGCTGCCACGATTCGAGCGGTTCGGAACCATAATCCAGAAACTTCGATCGAAGTCCTGATACCGGACTTTCAAGGTAGCATAAAAGACCTCGATCGGGTTCTGGATGCTAATCCAGACATCTTGAATCATAATATGGAAACGGTCCGGAGACTACAACGACCGGTTAGAAAAACCGCCACTTACGAAAGAACTTTAGGAGTACTAGAACATGCCAAAATCAGAGGATATTTAACCAAATCCGGGCTCATGCTTGGAATTGGCGAAAAGCAAGATGAGATTTCTGACACGCTACTGGATCTTAGACAAGTCGGGGTTGAAATCATCACAATCGGACAATATCTCCAGCCTTCAGCCCAGCATTCCCCGGTCGATCGTTGGGTTACTCCAGAAGAATTTCATGAGTGGCATGAGTTCGGTGTCTCGGCAGGCTTTGGGGTGGTCGAGTCGGGTCCACTTGTCCGCTCCTCCTATCACGCAGAAGAACAGTCGGAAAAATACGGCCATTCCACAAGGGATGTGTCGGCGTGA
- the gloC gene encoding Hydroxyacylglutathione hydrolase GloC, with protein MQISIEDFYEDIIDKAQSGLGLNDVEVVNRAGISKNELEIAKSGEFREQVARALAPILNLDANSLVEAGLKAWYPDPININGLLAFNTPFPVPGYAEMTVNAYLVWDKGTKKSVIFDTGGDATKLLQSVQELDLSVDLILLTHTHGDHIADLERVGRECGNPPIRVHKNETARGAEGIEEGAKFSVGSLKIEALLTHGHSPGGTTYIVSGLERPIAIVGDSLFANSMGGASGFHQQALGNNRDKILSLPDNTAICPGHGPMTTVSEEKAHNPFHPEFK; from the coding sequence ATGCAGATTTCTATTGAAGACTTCTACGAAGATATCATCGATAAAGCTCAGTCGGGATTGGGACTGAATGATGTCGAGGTCGTTAATCGGGCGGGAATTTCAAAAAATGAACTTGAGATCGCAAAATCAGGCGAGTTTCGGGAGCAGGTTGCTCGCGCTCTAGCACCAATTCTTAATTTGGACGCTAACTCTCTCGTCGAGGCGGGACTGAAAGCCTGGTATCCTGATCCCATCAATATTAATGGTCTACTGGCTTTTAATACACCCTTTCCTGTTCCAGGATACGCTGAAATGACTGTTAATGCCTACCTGGTATGGGACAAAGGAACCAAGAAATCAGTTATCTTCGATACGGGAGGAGACGCTACCAAACTGCTCCAATCGGTACAGGAATTAGATCTATCGGTTGATCTTATCCTCCTCACTCACACTCATGGTGATCACATCGCTGATTTAGAACGTGTAGGTCGGGAATGCGGAAATCCTCCCATTCGGGTGCATAAGAATGAAACGGCCAGGGGAGCAGAGGGGATCGAGGAAGGAGCTAAGTTTTCTGTTGGATCGCTTAAAATCGAGGCACTCCTTACCCATGGCCACTCCCCAGGAGGGACCACTTATATCGTTTCAGGTCTTGAGAGACCGATTGCAATCGTTGGCGATTCTCTCTTTGCGAATTCTATGGGAGGGGCTAGTGGCTTCCACCAACAAGCACTAGGAAACAACCGCGATAAGATTCTCTCACTTCCGGATAATACCGCGATCTGTCCCGGCCATGGACCTATGACTACGGTCTCAGAGGAAAAAGCGCACAATCCATTTCACCCAGAATTTAAGTAG
- the glxR_2 gene encoding 2-hydroxy-3-oxopropionate reductase: protein MAKKKIGFVGTGKMGANMARRLKDRGYRISAIYDVRKDIAQALGEELNSISCDKLSQVTAASDVVITVVTDDTSMKKIYMGKKDSLLTDAAGKIFINCATVSPRTHIDVEKAAKKAKAASLEGCMASSITQARDGTLYLMVGGEKSTFNRVRNILGELSQEIRYIGKSGKAAEVKALVNMVMNINTAGLAEGLGLGQALGLNLDMLREVFSQTGANSRVLETDGEDMQIRDHDCYFSAAHAAKDSSIAGTLAKKAKIKLPLNDATVSQYRLMIAEGLGELDKSGVAEFTFKNRHFAKRKKS from the coding sequence ATGGCAAAAAAGAAAATAGGATTCGTCGGCACAGGGAAGATGGGAGCAAACATGGCTCGACGCCTCAAGGACCGAGGCTACCGGATTTCGGCAATCTATGATGTCCGGAAAGATATCGCCCAGGCTTTGGGTGAAGAACTCAATTCAATCAGTTGTGACAAACTTTCGCAAGTCACGGCAGCATCGGATGTCGTGATTACAGTCGTGACTGATGACACATCTATGAAGAAAATCTACATGGGCAAAAAGGATAGTCTGCTCACTGATGCGGCAGGCAAAATATTTATTAATTGTGCAACAGTTTCACCCCGAACTCATATCGACGTGGAGAAAGCTGCGAAAAAAGCGAAAGCTGCCTCGCTGGAAGGATGTATGGCATCCAGCATTACACAGGCTAGAGACGGCACCCTCTACCTCATGGTGGGTGGTGAGAAAAGCACCTTCAATCGGGTTCGAAATATACTCGGGGAACTTAGTCAAGAAATACGCTACATTGGGAAATCAGGCAAAGCGGCGGAAGTTAAAGCCCTGGTCAATATGGTTATGAATATCAACACCGCAGGACTGGCTGAGGGTCTGGGCTTGGGGCAAGCCCTTGGGCTCAACCTTGACATGTTAAGGGAAGTCTTTTCTCAAACGGGAGCCAATTCGCGCGTCTTGGAAACGGACGGAGAAGATATGCAGATTCGGGACCACGATTGTTACTTCTCAGCTGCACATGCCGCTAAGGATTCTAGTATCGCCGGCACTTTGGCGAAAAAGGCAAAAATTAAACTGCCCCTCAATGATGCCACTGTTTCACAATATCGCCTGATGATCGCAGAAGGACTCGGCGAGCTCGACAAATCCGGCGTGGCCGAATTCACCTTTAAAAATCGACACTTCGCTAAGAGAAAAAAGAGCTAG
- the rpmE2 gene encoding 50S ribosomal protein L31 type B → MAKKKESIQPSMNPVCFVDVSTGKQFLTRSTMRSNRKEEIDGQEYFVVVRDITSDSHPAYTGEKRFVDTAGRVEKFQRKFNRKR, encoded by the coding sequence ATGGCAAAGAAGAAAGAGTCGATCCAGCCAAGCATGAATCCCGTCTGTTTTGTCGACGTTTCGACAGGCAAACAGTTCCTCACTCGTTCGACCATGAGGTCGAACAGGAAAGAAGAAATTGATGGGCAAGAGTACTTTGTTGTGGTTCGGGATATTACCAGCGATTCTCACCCAGCCTATACCGGAGAAAAACGATTTGTCGACACCGCGGGCCGGGTGGAAAAGTTCCAAAGGAAATTCAACCGGAAGCGCTGA
- the mrpA_1 gene encoding Na(+)/H(+) antiporter subunit A, whose protein sequence is MTISIHPALILILGSLVLPILSGSKRRFVYLFLPILGFLNLLGLEEGSRLTLSFMEFELVVIRVDKLSLLFGYLFHIAAFIGAIFSFRVRDTTQLVTASMYVGSAIGVVFAGDLITLSIFWELQAITSVFLIWARRRQNSIFCGIRYLLMQIASGLLLIAGIAMQYNQTGSILFERMELHSIASFFLFFAFGIKCAFPLFHTWVVDAYPEATPTGTVFLSVITTKVAVYALARGFPGTDILVEIGTVMAIFPIFYAVIENDLRRVLGYSMINQIGFMVVGIGIGTPMALNGAVATAFVHVIYKGLLFMSMGAVLYRTGRINGSDLGGLYKSMPWTTGFCIVGAASISAFPLFSGFISKSMVMTAVGTEGRIGVWLCLLFASAGVFHHAGIKIPYFAFFAHDSGIRTKEAPFHMLVAMGLAAVICIFIGSFPSVLYNRLPYPVEYVPYTLTHIITQTQLLVFSALAFTVLMLTKVYPPELRSMNIDFDWVYRKGGRFIYGMADLVLNRINQLFHRVFVGRLIPFLANFSSQLPLRIPSAIAIPIWRLGKIDEREFSRRMEGLRSYVRTSTMPIGISVYLVVLFLALLFLV, encoded by the coding sequence ATGACCATTAGTATCCATCCGGCGCTGATTCTTATTCTCGGCTCCTTGGTGCTGCCCATCCTCTCTGGTTCTAAACGACGCTTCGTCTACCTCTTTCTTCCAATACTAGGGTTTCTCAATCTGCTGGGTCTAGAGGAAGGTAGTCGTCTCACACTCTCATTCATGGAATTCGAGCTGGTGGTGATCCGGGTCGACAAATTGAGCCTTCTTTTTGGTTACCTCTTTCATATTGCGGCCTTTATTGGAGCCATATTCTCTTTTCGAGTAAGAGATACTACCCAGCTCGTTACGGCTTCCATGTACGTAGGTAGTGCGATCGGAGTAGTGTTTGCGGGAGACCTCATCACTTTGTCCATATTCTGGGAACTTCAGGCGATCACTTCAGTTTTCCTGATTTGGGCAAGGAGAAGGCAGAATTCAATCTTCTGCGGAATTCGTTATCTTCTAATGCAAATAGCATCGGGGTTGCTGCTGATTGCAGGAATTGCGATGCAGTACAACCAAACCGGATCCATCCTTTTCGAAAGGATGGAGTTGCATAGTATTGCTTCCTTTTTCCTTTTCTTTGCATTTGGAATTAAATGCGCTTTCCCCCTTTTCCACACCTGGGTGGTCGATGCCTATCCCGAAGCGACTCCAACGGGGACTGTTTTCTTAAGCGTAATTACCACTAAAGTGGCGGTCTATGCGCTTGCTCGAGGTTTTCCAGGGACCGATATATTAGTCGAGATTGGAACCGTAATGGCGATATTTCCTATTTTCTATGCTGTCATTGAAAACGACCTTAGGCGCGTCCTTGGGTACAGCATGATCAATCAAATAGGCTTCATGGTAGTCGGAATTGGGATCGGAACTCCGATGGCACTGAATGGGGCGGTGGCCACTGCCTTTGTACATGTGATCTACAAGGGCCTTCTATTTATGTCCATGGGGGCAGTCCTTTACCGAACTGGTAGGATTAATGGAAGCGATCTTGGCGGACTCTACAAGTCAATGCCGTGGACGACCGGGTTCTGTATTGTTGGCGCAGCGTCGATTTCGGCCTTTCCGCTCTTTAGTGGGTTTATAAGCAAATCAATGGTAATGACGGCAGTTGGCACTGAGGGCCGTATCGGTGTGTGGCTTTGCCTTTTATTCGCATCTGCTGGTGTCTTCCACCATGCTGGAATAAAAATTCCGTATTTCGCTTTTTTTGCCCACGATTCGGGTATTAGAACAAAGGAAGCGCCTTTCCATATGCTTGTTGCCATGGGGTTGGCTGCGGTCATTTGTATTTTTATCGGAAGCTTTCCTTCAGTGCTATACAATCGACTGCCTTATCCAGTTGAATATGTGCCTTACACACTTACTCATATAATTACCCAAACTCAATTGCTTGTCTTTTCTGCCCTCGCCTTTACTGTTCTCATGTTAACAAAGGTCTATCCGCCTGAGTTGCGATCCATGAACATTGATTTCGATTGGGTGTACCGGAAAGGGGGACGTTTCATCTATGGAATGGCAGATCTGGTGCTGAACAGAATCAACCAGCTTTTTCATCGAGTTTTCGTCGGGCGATTAATCCCATTTCTAGCAAATTTTTCTAGTCAGCTTCCTTTGCGTATTCCTAGCGCAATCGCTATACCTATATGGCGGTTGGGGAAAATCGACGAGAGGGAGTTTTCCCGGAGAATGGAAGGCCTTCGAAGCTATGTGCGGACTAGCACCATGCCGATAGGGATTTCAGTATATCTGGTAGTTCTATTTCTTGCGCTCCTCTTTCTTGTTTAG
- the mrpA_2 gene encoding Na(+)/H(+) antiporter subunit A codes for MNTVQSLKPLVVCLISLAAVLPIIISRRRPNLREAWTFIAGVIKLGVILSMISEVLKGRLLEFTVWNIISGLPIQFRVDGLGLLFALVASILWIVTSVYSLGYMRGLREHSQTRFFVFFAVAISATMGVAFSANLLTMYLFYELLSLSTYPLVAHHQDGKARTGGRTYLTYLLGTSIGFALPAMIFVYLRSGGNMDFSNGGGLSGKVTGAETAILLLLFVFGFAKGGLMPFHSWLPGAMVAPTPVSALLHAVAVVKVGVFCIIRVFTGVFGLEFLDTIGGEKFVLWIAVFTILTASLIALTQDDLKRRLAFSTISQLGYIVFGISMLSPNGLSGSMLHIGMHAVGKITLFFCAGAIYVVSGKRQISEMVGIGRQMPFTMFAFFIGSLSIIGLPPFGGAWSKWYLILATLDTGQVILTAILILSSLLNIAYLLPIVANAYFVPTDPKQGRVGISEAPLACLIPLIFTATSCFLLFIYPDLFLHLASLMGGAK; via the coding sequence ATGAACACCGTCCAGTCGCTTAAGCCTCTCGTCGTCTGTCTCATATCGTTGGCGGCAGTATTGCCAATCATCATTTCTCGAAGGCGACCTAATCTTCGGGAGGCATGGACCTTTATAGCCGGAGTAATTAAATTGGGTGTAATCCTATCGATGATTTCAGAGGTCTTGAAGGGGAGACTACTGGAATTCACAGTATGGAATATTATAAGTGGGCTTCCGATCCAGTTCCGGGTTGATGGTCTTGGACTTCTATTTGCATTGGTTGCATCGATACTGTGGATAGTAACTTCGGTGTACTCACTGGGCTACATGAGGGGACTTAGAGAGCACTCTCAAACGAGATTCTTTGTATTCTTTGCCGTTGCTATTTCGGCTACTATGGGGGTGGCATTTTCTGCCAATCTGCTCACGATGTATCTTTTTTATGAACTCCTCTCATTATCAACCTACCCGCTTGTGGCTCATCACCAGGACGGGAAAGCTCGTACTGGGGGGAGAACCTACCTAACCTATCTGCTTGGTACCTCCATTGGCTTCGCCTTGCCGGCGATGATTTTTGTATACCTGAGGAGTGGAGGAAACATGGATTTCAGCAATGGGGGGGGGTTATCAGGAAAGGTAACGGGTGCCGAGACCGCGATTTTGCTGCTTCTATTTGTTTTCGGTTTTGCGAAGGGGGGATTAATGCCGTTTCACTCCTGGCTACCGGGAGCAATGGTAGCGCCGACTCCGGTGAGTGCACTGCTCCATGCCGTGGCCGTTGTCAAAGTCGGAGTTTTTTGCATTATTCGCGTTTTTACGGGAGTGTTTGGGTTGGAATTTCTCGATACAATTGGTGGAGAGAAGTTCGTTCTTTGGATAGCCGTCTTCACTATCCTCACTGCCTCTCTCATTGCCCTGACTCAAGATGACCTTAAAAGGCGGCTGGCTTTCTCTACCATCAGTCAGCTCGGTTATATCGTGTTTGGAATCTCGATGCTTTCTCCTAACGGGTTGTCCGGAAGCATGCTGCATATAGGAATGCACGCAGTCGGAAAAATCACTCTATTTTTTTGTGCCGGAGCTATTTATGTTGTCTCTGGAAAGCGCCAGATTAGCGAGATGGTTGGGATCGGACGGCAGATGCCTTTTACAATGTTTGCTTTCTTTATTGGATCGCTCAGTATTATCGGTCTCCCTCCTTTTGGAGGGGCCTGGAGTAAGTGGTATCTGATTTTAGCGACTCTCGATACGGGGCAAGTAATTCTTACCGCTATCCTAATTTTGAGTTCGCTGCTAAACATAGCTTACTTACTTCCGATTGTCGCAAATGCCTATTTTGTACCGACAGATCCCAAGCAGGGAAGAGTAGGTATTTCCGAGGCACCGCTGGCCTGTTTGATTCCGTTGATATTCACTGCTACTTCTTGTTTCCTCCTTTTTATTTATCCCGACCTTTTTCTGCATCTTGCTAGTTTGATGGGGGGGGCGAAATGA
- the mnhD1 gene encoding Na(+)/H(+) antiporter subunit D1 codes for MSEQYPAITLLFPFFSALLISLFGGWRKKFCLPIVVASLAISTGAGLAVLWNVVQQGEIIYLLGNWPRPYGIEFRIDSINILLVLVILVVALMAALYSKESVERENSDKLPSFYILYLLLVTGLMGMCLTGDAFNLYVLMEVSSLTSYALIAMGRKQAPFSSFNYLIMGTIGASFYLIGVGYLFIKTGSLNMVDIQQIIEARGLYGSITIMISFIFIMIGVWIKMAFFPLHGWLPNAYYFAPSAAGCLIAPLMTKVGVYVMIRMMFTVFGAQYIIVHLGWTEVVVFMAVIAISAGSILAFIQANIRRMLTYLIVAEIGYIVGGVWMMNEAGFVGAVYHVVSDAFMTLCLFLGAAVIGSRLRNLEIRQLSGLYRTMPITMGAITVGGLSMIGIPPTCGFFSKWYLIRGGIESGQWVYVGALLLSSLLIAVLFFRIIETAFFHKIESEHLRVEKRAVIIDEVPPLMLVPLVLSALIIIAVGLLNQPITLFIGETAKQFGLN; via the coding sequence ATGAGTGAGCAGTATCCAGCGATCACGCTCCTGTTTCCCTTTTTCTCGGCATTGCTGATTAGTTTATTTGGGGGTTGGAGGAAAAAATTTTGCCTGCCTATTGTAGTTGCAAGTTTGGCAATTTCGACGGGTGCAGGATTAGCGGTACTGTGGAACGTTGTACAACAAGGTGAGATCATCTATCTTCTGGGAAATTGGCCCCGTCCCTATGGTATAGAATTTCGCATTGATTCTATCAATATTCTTCTCGTACTTGTTATTTTGGTGGTGGCGCTTATGGCCGCTCTATATTCTAAGGAGTCGGTGGAGCGAGAGAATTCAGACAAGCTTCCGTCATTCTACATTCTCTATCTGCTGCTTGTAACTGGCCTTATGGGAATGTGTCTAACGGGGGACGCATTTAACCTCTATGTTCTGATGGAGGTCTCTTCCTTAACTAGTTACGCACTTATTGCAATGGGAAGAAAACAAGCACCCTTTTCATCTTTTAATTACCTTATTATGGGAACGATAGGAGCTTCCTTTTATCTAATTGGGGTGGGCTATCTCTTTATTAAGACGGGATCTCTTAACATGGTGGACATTCAGCAGATAATAGAGGCCAGAGGGCTTTACGGTTCCATCACGATCATGATTTCCTTCATTTTTATCATGATTGGAGTCTGGATAAAAATGGCTTTCTTCCCTCTTCATGGATGGCTCCCAAATGCCTATTACTTCGCCCCAAGCGCGGCCGGTTGTCTGATCGCTCCATTAATGACAAAAGTCGGTGTATACGTAATGATAAGAATGATGTTCACAGTTTTTGGTGCACAGTATATCATCGTGCATCTAGGGTGGACCGAAGTGGTTGTTTTCATGGCTGTGATTGCGATTTCAGCGGGATCGATACTTGCTTTTATTCAAGCGAATATACGTCGTATGCTGACCTATTTGATTGTTGCGGAGATTGGGTATATTGTGGGAGGTGTTTGGATGATGAATGAGGCGGGGTTTGTAGGAGCCGTTTATCATGTGGTGAGTGATGCTTTTATGACATTATGTCTCTTTCTCGGAGCCGCCGTTATCGGATCGAGATTGAGGAATCTTGAGATTCGGCAGTTATCTGGTCTTTACCGTACCATGCCGATAACGATGGGCGCAATAACGGTAGGAGGTCTTTCGATGATAGGGATCCCCCCCACTTGTGGATTTTTTAGTAAATGGTATCTTATCCGTGGGGGAATCGAATCGGGACAATGGGTTTATGTTGGGGCCCTTCTTCTATCCAGTTTGCTGATTGCTGTTCTGTTTTTTAGGATTATTGAAACTGCGTTTTTTCATAAGATTGAGTCAGAACATCTACGTGTGGAGAAAAGGGCTGTTATCATTGATGAGGTGCCTCCATTGATGCTTGTCCCGTTAGTATTATCAGCTCTCATTATTATTGCGGTCGGACTCCTCAATCAACCCATCACGTTATTTATTGGCGAGACAGCGAAACAATTCGGACTGAATTGA
- the mrpB gene encoding Na(+)/H(+) antiporter subunit B, with protein MKFIGLITVLISGSLLIIAVSDFPNWGDPASPASSYRVSNHYITESFAETSVPNLVTAVLADYRGYDTLFETVVIFAAGIAILAILGTREKTETLFGEQDKLDVSGEDLIIDTTVRLIVPVIQLFGLYVIAHGHSSPGGGFQGGIIFGSSLILLSLARNLPYTLRRLSQSRAVLFATVGVLIYAGIGLLCLILGSNFLDYSILGKLLNIPSIQARSLSIFGVEVGVGFTVATVMFVIFANLSSRGRLQDGL; from the coding sequence TTGAAATTCATCGGATTGATCACGGTACTGATTTCTGGCAGTTTGTTGATTATCGCTGTTTCAGACTTTCCGAATTGGGGCGATCCGGCGTCGCCGGCTAGTAGCTATCGTGTTTCCAATCATTATATCACAGAATCATTTGCGGAAACTTCTGTTCCTAACCTCGTTACCGCAGTACTAGCTGACTACCGGGGGTACGACACCCTTTTTGAAACAGTTGTCATCTTTGCTGCTGGAATCGCTATTCTTGCCATTCTAGGAACAAGAGAAAAGACCGAAACTCTATTCGGTGAACAAGATAAATTAGATGTGTCGGGAGAAGACTTGATCATTGATACAACGGTGCGACTGATCGTACCTGTAATTCAGCTTTTTGGTCTTTACGTAATTGCTCATGGACATTCCAGCCCAGGGGGAGGGTTCCAAGGGGGCATCATTTTTGGTTCTAGTCTCATCTTATTATCTCTAGCCCGGAATCTACCTTATACTCTACGGAGGTTGTCTCAGAGTCGAGCGGTACTGTTTGCGACGGTCGGGGTTCTAATTTATGCGGGGATCGGATTGCTCTGCCTGATCCTCGGATCTAATTTCTTAGATTACTCGATCTTGGGAAAGCTTCTGAATATTCCTAGTATTCAAGCACGCTCACTTAGTATTTTCGGTGTCGAGGTTGGAGTCGGATTTACAGTCGCGACAGTAATGTTTGTTATCTTCGCAAATCTTTCATCAAGAGGTCGGCTTCAGGATGGGCTCTAA
- the mrpG gene encoding Na(+)/H(+) antiporter subunit G — protein sequence MIAELVSITLILIGLLFFLGAVVGLLRFPDFYTRMHAAGKGDTLSTLLILLGFLVHYLQDFSLPRLLVGAKILAICGFIAITSPTSTHALMRAGYDDGVKPWGKGDPGKGSRDP from the coding sequence ATGATAGCAGAATTGGTCAGTATAACCCTAATCTTGATCGGGCTTTTGTTTTTCCTAGGAGCTGTCGTCGGATTATTACGATTCCCTGATTTCTACACCAGGATGCATGCGGCAGGAAAAGGAGATACCCTGTCGACTCTTCTCATCCTTTTGGGGTTTCTTGTCCACTATCTGCAGGATTTTTCACTCCCTAGACTTCTAGTAGGAGCAAAGATCCTAGCTATCTGCGGTTTCATCGCTATCACGAGCCCGACTAGTACACACGCCCTCATGCGAGCTGGTTATGATGATGGAGTTAAACCGTGGGGAAAGGGAGATCCTGGTAAAGGAAGCCGGGACCCATGA
- the mrpE gene encoding Na(+)/H(+) antiporter subunit E, which yields MKIRFFSFLILFLVWVVLSGLFDPFHLLLGLFSSIFISLISADLLFAQTSKRFSSRIREGMQVPGYMVWLFYQVVLANIHILRLALSPKGFASIEPRIIRHKVAFRTDFAKYALANSITLTPGTVTVRIDGDHLLIHAISRKTAAGVGGEMEKRVSNVFERDNW from the coding sequence ATGAAGATCCGTTTTTTCTCCTTCTTAATACTCTTTCTGGTTTGGGTCGTTTTATCTGGATTGTTTGACCCTTTTCATCTTTTACTTGGATTGTTCTCGTCTATTTTCATTAGTTTAATTTCTGCCGATTTGCTGTTTGCCCAAACTTCGAAACGATTTTCCTCCCGGATACGTGAAGGCATGCAGGTTCCGGGATACATGGTATGGCTATTCTATCAGGTAGTTCTTGCAAACATCCATATCTTAAGGTTGGCTCTGTCTCCTAAGGGATTTGCGTCAATCGAACCTAGGATCATTCGGCACAAGGTAGCTTTTCGCACGGACTTTGCCAAATATGCTCTAGCCAATTCCATTACCCTGACACCAGGAACCGTGACTGTGCGAATTGATGGGGACCACCTGCTCATTCATGCCATTAGTAGGAAGACGGCGGCTGGTGTGGGCGGGGAGATGGAGAAACGAGTCAGCAACGTTTTCGAACGAGATAATTGGTAA
- a CDS encoding hypothetical protein (UPF0301 protein VC_0467) — protein MKDLGEFPANHSGSLVVAHPKLRDINFGRTVILINNHSHEEGALGVVINRPLGTTLGCYNKQFANSPLGKVPLYSGGPVDSGSLILTAWKWGDSGEFRGDFAVTTDRAESLLEENQNLEVRGFIGYAGWKPGQIEEELGKDTWIVSPIIRTLIENLKGIDLWKGILDSLCPEMEFLVDFIARAPIDPSMN, from the coding sequence ATGAAAGATCTAGGTGAATTTCCAGCCAACCATTCGGGATCTCTAGTGGTAGCCCACCCTAAATTACGGGATATCAATTTTGGAAGGACGGTGATTTTGATTAACAATCATTCACATGAAGAAGGTGCTCTCGGGGTGGTTATCAATCGTCCGCTGGGGACGACCCTCGGGTGTTACAATAAGCAATTTGCCAATAGTCCACTAGGGAAGGTGCCGCTTTACAGTGGGGGGCCTGTGGATTCGGGAAGCTTGATCCTTACAGCTTGGAAATGGGGAGACTCGGGCGAGTTTAGGGGGGACTTTGCGGTAACCACTGACCGAGCAGAGAGTTTACTTGAAGAGAATCAAAATTTGGAAGTGCGGGGTTTTATAGGGTATGCTGGATGGAAACCGGGGCAGATTGAAGAGGAGTTGGGGAAAGACACCTGGATTGTCAGTCCAATTATCCGAACCTTAATAGAAAATCTAAAAGGTATTGATCTGTGGAAAGGAATTCTCGATAGTCTCTGTCCCGAGATGGAGTTTCTGGTCGATTTTATCGCTCGAGCACCGATCGATCCATCGATGAACTGA